One region of Vescimonas fastidiosa genomic DNA includes:
- the sigK gene encoding RNA polymerase sporulation sigma factor SigK codes for MLSAALLLLANSLFLTLRLTGNPGSFPKPLSAKEEQMYLERSLAGDLEARNILVEHNLRLVAHIIKKYYTQSAEQEDLISIGTIGLIKAVDTFRPERKIRLATYASRCVENEVLMYFRSRKKLQGEMSLSDTIDGDDAGSALCLMDVVGSDDTMLSDMADREEQQHIRHLVDTCLTDREAEVIRRRYGLTGDLPQTQRQVAAAFSISRSYVSRIEKRALSKLEAALRDDK; via the coding sequence ATGCTGTCTGCGGCACTGCTTTTGCTGGCCAACAGCCTGTTTTTGACCTTGCGCCTTACGGGAAATCCCGGCTCCTTCCCAAAGCCTCTGAGCGCCAAGGAGGAGCAAATGTATTTAGAGCGCAGCCTGGCCGGGGACCTGGAGGCCCGCAACATCCTGGTGGAGCACAACCTGCGCTTGGTTGCCCACATTATAAAAAAGTATTATACCCAGTCTGCCGAGCAGGAGGACCTGATCTCCATCGGCACCATCGGCCTCATAAAGGCTGTGGACACCTTCCGCCCGGAGCGTAAGATACGCCTGGCCACCTACGCCTCCCGTTGCGTTGAAAACGAGGTGCTCATGTACTTTCGCAGCCGCAAAAAGCTGCAGGGGGAGATGTCCCTGTCCGACACCATCGACGGCGATGACGCCGGGAGCGCCCTGTGCCTTATGGATGTGGTGGGCAGCGACGACACCATGCTCTCGGACATGGCCGACCGGGAGGAGCAGCAGCACATCCGCCACCTGGTGGACACCTGCCTCACCGACCGGGAGGCGGAGGTGATCCGCCGCCGCTACGGCCTCACCGGAGACCTCCCCCAGACCCAGCGCCAGGTAGCCGCCGCCTTCTCCATCAGCCGCAGCTATGTCTCCCGCATTGAGAAGCGGGCCCTTTCTAAGCTGGAGGCGGCGCTAAGGGATGATAAATAA
- a CDS encoding 4Fe-4S dicluster domain-containing protein has translation MRNIYCGIADMRKQVFAEVARLAYEGGDYHRVDKLPHKILPDEPGNERDSIFLERAIVAERIRLAMGHSLRSASHQEPLSDAADKTAIRERYYEPPLINIIKYACHACPDTHYEVSNACQSCLARHCSNACPKGAISFLHGRAEIDQNKCIKCGKCKAACSYQAIIRFERPCQEACGMDAIGKDQYGRAEINYDKCVSCGMCLVNCPFGAIVDKSQLFQLIHAIRGGDKVVAVIAPAFWGQFGENVTPGQIVEAMKILGFQSVKEVAIGADLCAIEEAEEFMACVPAKQPYMATSCCPAWSVMAKKEFPGAAPYISMTMTPMVLTARLQKKRDPDCKVAFIGPCAAKKLEACRRSVRSDVDFVLTFEELRGMMEAKDIDFTQISDVPANYEASAPGVGFAASGGVAKAVEDVIHRLEPDREVKTVYAEGLRECRKMLRIARTGKYDGYLLEGMACPGGCIAGAGTIQPPEKSRRVLEQYKASAPKGNPLDSDYKEDLYLLHGGEDDWSFVGRH, from the coding sequence ATGAGAAACATTTACTGTGGGATCGCGGATATGCGCAAGCAGGTCTTTGCCGAGGTGGCAAGGCTGGCCTATGAGGGCGGGGATTATCACCGCGTGGATAAGCTGCCCCATAAGATCCTGCCGGATGAACCGGGCAACGAGAGAGATTCCATCTTTTTGGAGCGGGCCATTGTAGCCGAGCGCATCCGCTTGGCCATGGGCCACAGCCTGCGCTCCGCCTCCCACCAGGAACCCCTGTCCGATGCGGCAGACAAGACCGCCATCCGGGAGCGTTACTATGAGCCGCCCCTTATCAATATCATCAAGTACGCCTGCCATGCCTGCCCCGACACCCATTACGAGGTGAGCAACGCCTGCCAGAGCTGCCTGGCCCGGCACTGCTCCAACGCCTGTCCCAAGGGTGCCATCAGCTTTCTCCATGGCCGGGCGGAGATCGACCAGAATAAGTGCATCAAGTGCGGCAAGTGCAAGGCCGCCTGCTCCTACCAGGCCATCATCCGTTTTGAGCGCCCCTGTCAGGAGGCCTGCGGTATGGACGCCATCGGCAAGGATCAGTATGGCCGGGCGGAGATCAACTATGATAAGTGCGTCAGCTGCGGTATGTGCCTGGTGAACTGCCCCTTTGGCGCCATCGTGGATAAGAGCCAGCTTTTCCAGCTTATCCACGCCATTCGAGGCGGCGACAAGGTCGTCGCCGTCATCGCCCCTGCCTTTTGGGGCCAGTTCGGTGAGAATGTCACCCCCGGTCAGATCGTGGAGGCCATGAAGATCCTGGGCTTCCAGTCCGTGAAGGAGGTGGCCATCGGTGCGGACCTGTGCGCCATCGAGGAGGCGGAGGAGTTCATGGCCTGCGTGCCTGCCAAGCAGCCCTATATGGCAACCTCCTGCTGTCCCGCCTGGTCCGTAATGGCCAAGAAGGAGTTCCCCGGCGCCGCCCCCTATATATCCATGACCATGACCCCCATGGTCCTCACGGCCCGGCTGCAGAAAAAGCGCGACCCGGATTGCAAGGTGGCCTTCATCGGTCCCTGCGCCGCCAAAAAGCTGGAGGCCTGCCGCCGCTCCGTCCGCAGCGATGTGGACTTCGTGCTGACCTTTGAGGAGCTGCGCGGCATGATGGAGGCCAAGGATATCGACTTTACGCAGATTTCCGATGTGCCCGCCAATTATGAGGCCTCTGCCCCCGGCGTAGGCTTTGCCGCCTCCGGCGGTGTTGCCAAGGCCGTGGAGGATGTCATCCACCGCCTGGAGCCGGATAGGGAGGTAAAAACCGTGTACGCCGAGGGTCTGCGGGAGTGCCGTAAGATGCTGCGCATCGCCCGCACCGGCAAATACGACGGCTACCTCCTGGAGGGCATGGCCTGTCCCGGCGGCTGCATTGCCGGCGCAGGCACCATCCAGCCTCCGGAGAAGTCTCGCCGGGTCCTGGAGCAGTATAAGGCCAGCGCCCCCAAGGGTAATCCCCTGGATTCTGACTATAAAGAGGATCTTTACCTGCTCCACGGCGGCGAGGACGACTGGTCCTTCGTGGGCCGGCACTAA
- a CDS encoding cysteine desulfurase family protein, with amino-acid sequence MHYLDNAATTLVPEEVIAAMAETLRHHSGNPSSQYPYGQDGKAVAEKGRETIARALGCPKERLFFTSCGTESDVWAIRGAVWHGRHRGKHIVTTAVEHSAVLESCRWLESEGYQVTYLKPDSTGMISARQVLDAVRADTVLVSMMLVNNETGCVFPVAETARLLREAGSAALLHCDAVQGFLKVPCDPAGWGVDLMSLSGHKLGGPKGIGALYISPGLRNFRPLLPGGGQEMGLRSGTEATAQIAGFAKAVELRMENYDEKLRHMADMKALCREKLLTIPGMVTVGGGTAPHILAMSLPGYPSGNIVSDLGSRGICISAGSACHKGKSSHVVSALGLPKRTAAGVIRISFAPETSPEDIQALYEALRSHQAERCGML; translated from the coding sequence GTGCATTACTTGGATAACGCCGCCACCACGCTGGTGCCGGAGGAGGTCATTGCGGCTATGGCTGAGACATTGCGCCATCACAGCGGCAATCCCTCCTCCCAATATCCCTACGGGCAGGACGGGAAGGCCGTGGCGGAAAAGGGGCGGGAGACCATCGCCCGGGCCCTGGGCTGCCCTAAGGAGCGGCTGTTTTTCACCTCCTGCGGAACGGAGAGTGATGTGTGGGCCATTCGGGGCGCCGTGTGGCACGGCCGGCACAGGGGAAAGCACATTGTCACCACCGCCGTGGAGCACAGCGCCGTGCTGGAGAGCTGCCGGTGGCTGGAAAGCGAAGGGTATCAGGTGACTTATCTGAAGCCGGACAGCACCGGGATGATCTCGGCCCGACAGGTGCTGGATGCGGTGCGGGCAGACACGGTGCTGGTGAGCATGATGCTGGTGAACAACGAGACCGGGTGCGTATTCCCGGTGGCGGAGACGGCCAGGCTCCTGCGGGAGGCAGGCAGCGCCGCCCTGCTCCACTGCGACGCGGTGCAGGGCTTTTTGAAGGTTCCCTGTGACCCGGCGGGCTGGGGCGTGGACCTGATGAGCCTATCGGGTCACAAGCTGGGCGGGCCTAAGGGCATCGGAGCCTTATATATCAGCCCCGGGCTACGGAATTTCCGTCCCCTCCTCCCCGGCGGCGGCCAGGAGATGGGACTGCGGTCCGGTACCGAGGCCACGGCACAGATCGCGGGCTTTGCCAAGGCGGTGGAGCTGCGGATGGAAAACTACGACGAAAAGCTCCGGCACATGGCGGACATGAAGGCCCTGTGCCGGGAGAAGCTGCTGACCATTCCCGGGATGGTGACGGTGGGCGGCGGCACGGCGCCGCATATTCTGGCCATGTCCCTGCCGGGGTATCCCAGCGGCAATATTGTCAGTGACCTGGGCAGCCGGGGCATTTGCATCTCCGCCGGGTCCGCCTGCCACAAGGGAAAAAGCAGCCATGTGGTGTCGGCCCTGGGGCTTCCCAAGCGCACGGCGGCAGGGGTAATACGCATCAGCTTCGCTCCGGAGACCAGCCCGGAGGACATCCAGGCGCTGTATGAGGCGCTGCGCTCCCACCAGGCAGAGCGGTGCGGAATGCTGTGA
- the yfbR gene encoding 5'-deoxynucleotidase has product MSHFFAYINRMRFINRWALMRNSYTENIQEHSHQVAVLAHALAVIRNRCFGGCVDEGAVAVAALYHDAPEILTGDLPTPIKYYNPQIRDSYKQVEHVAEDKLLRMLPRELQGDYEEVLRPSDEQVQELVKAADKLSAHIKCLEELKAGNGEFRAAAEQTRAALDKMDLPELRYFCENFLGSFALTLDEME; this is encoded by the coding sequence GTGAGCCATTTTTTTGCTTATATCAACCGTATGCGCTTCATAAACCGCTGGGCCCTTATGCGCAACAGCTATACCGAGAATATCCAGGAGCACAGCCATCAGGTGGCGGTGCTGGCCCACGCCCTGGCCGTCATCCGAAACCGCTGCTTCGGCGGCTGCGTGGATGAGGGCGCCGTGGCCGTAGCGGCTTTATATCACGATGCCCCGGAGATCCTCACCGGCGACCTGCCCACACCTATTAAATATTACAATCCCCAAATTCGGGATTCCTACAAGCAGGTGGAGCATGTGGCGGAGGACAAGCTGCTCCGTATGCTTCCCCGGGAGCTGCAGGGGGACTATGAGGAGGTCCTGCGCCCCTCCGATGAGCAGGTGCAGGAGCTGGTGAAGGCGGCGGACAAGCTCTCCGCCCATATCAAGTGCCTGGAGGAGCTGAAGGCCGGCAACGGCGAATTTCGGGCGGCGGCGGAGCAGACCCGGGCGGCCCTGGATAAAATGGACCTGCCGGAGCTGCGGTATTTCTGCGAGAATTTCCTGGGCAGCTTTGCCCTGACTTTGGATGAAATGGAGTGA
- a CDS encoding PFL family protein, with the protein MLSLNNIFDTINMIDKQHLDIRTITMGISLLDCVSEDPKRCCDKIYDKITRYAENLVKTGEDIESELGIPIVHKRISVTPMALVAGSCDTEDLVPFALTMDRAAKACGVNFIGGFSALVQKGFARGDELLLRAIPQALTETDFVCSSVNVGSTRAGINMDAVARMGRIIKETAHLTREQEGLGCAKLVVFCNAVEDNPFMAGAFHGVGEADSVINVGVSGPGVVYHALQSVKGAPFDVVAETVKKTAFQITRMGQMVASEASRRLGTPFGIVDLSLAPTPAVGDSVARILEEMGLETCGTHGTTAALALLNDAVKKGGVMASSHVGGLSGAFIPVSEDEGMIAAALSGTLTLDKLEAMTCVCSVGLDMIAVPGETTAETISAIIADEAAVGMVNSKTTAVRIIPVEGKRVGDMVEMGGLLGSAPVMPVHSASSAAFIARGGRIPAPLQSLKN; encoded by the coding sequence ATGCTGAGTCTGAATAATATTTTTGACACCATCAACATGATCGACAAGCAGCACCTGGACATCCGCACCATCACCATGGGCATCTCCCTGCTGGACTGCGTAAGCGAGGACCCCAAGCGCTGCTGCGACAAGATTTACGATAAGATCACCAGATACGCCGAGAACCTGGTGAAAACCGGGGAAGACATCGAGAGCGAGCTCGGCATTCCCATCGTGCATAAGCGCATTTCCGTAACGCCTATGGCCCTGGTAGCAGGTAGCTGCGACACCGAGGATCTGGTGCCCTTTGCCCTGACCATGGACCGGGCGGCCAAGGCCTGTGGCGTGAACTTCATCGGCGGCTTTTCTGCCTTGGTGCAAAAGGGATTTGCCCGGGGCGATGAGCTGCTGCTGCGGGCTATACCCCAGGCCCTGACCGAGACGGATTTCGTCTGCTCCAGCGTGAATGTGGGCTCCACCCGGGCGGGCATCAATATGGACGCCGTGGCCCGCATGGGCCGCATCATCAAAGAGACGGCCCACCTGACAAGAGAGCAGGAGGGCCTGGGCTGCGCCAAGCTGGTGGTGTTCTGCAATGCCGTGGAGGATAACCCCTTCATGGCCGGTGCTTTCCACGGCGTAGGCGAGGCGGACAGTGTCATCAATGTGGGCGTCAGCGGCCCGGGGGTCGTGTACCACGCCCTGCAGAGCGTCAAGGGCGCACCCTTCGATGTGGTAGCGGAGACAGTGAAAAAGACCGCCTTCCAAATCACCCGTATGGGTCAGATGGTGGCCTCCGAGGCCTCCCGCCGCCTGGGGACGCCCTTCGGCATCGTGGACCTGTCCCTGGCTCCTACCCCGGCGGTGGGCGACAGTGTGGCCCGGATCCTGGAGGAAATGGGCCTGGAGACCTGCGGCACCCATGGCACCACGGCGGCCCTGGCGCTACTGAACGATGCAGTGAAAAAGGGCGGCGTTATGGCCTCCTCCCATGTGGGGGGGCTGTCCGGTGCGTTTATCCCCGTGTCCGAGGATGAGGGCATGATCGCCGCAGCCCTCAGCGGAACCTTGACCCTGGACAAGCTGGAGGCTATGACCTGCGTTTGCTCCGTGGGCCTGGATATGATCGCCGTTCCCGGAGAGACCACCGCCGAGACCATCTCAGCCATCATTGCCGATGAGGCGGCGGTGGGCATGGTCAACAGCAAGACCACCGCCGTGCGCATCATCCCCGTGGAGGGTAAGCGAGTAGGCGACATGGTGGAGATGGGCGGCCTCCTGGGCTCGGCCCCGGTGATGCCCGTACACAGTGCCTCCTCTGCCGCCTTCATCGCCCGGGGCGGCCGCATTCCCGCCCCCCTCCAGAGCCTGAAAAACTGA
- a CDS encoding alanine/glycine:cation symporter family protein — protein MIEEVLYPIVSKINEYLSNYILVFLLIGVGLWYSIRTRFVQVRCFGEAMRKTFGGLSLKGGSQKSGMTSFQALATAIAAQVGTGNIVGASGAILTGGPGAIFWMWLIAFFGMATIYAEATLAQKTRIVDKDGTVHGGPVYYITTAFKGGFGKFLAGFFAVAIILALGLMGSMVQSNSIGSTFNTAFGLPAWVMGIVLVAICAIIFLGGVQRLAAVTEKLVPIMAAIFLLGALVVLVIRIRYIPETFGMIFKYAFNPSAIIGGGIGYALKTAISQGAKRGLFSNEAGMGSTPHAHAQANVAHPHDQGVVAMAGVFIDTFVVLTLNALVIISTLYTPGGPLHECGAAAANTVLNKTNLAQAAFGTVFGETFGNMFVAVCLFFFAFSTVLGWNLFGRINANYLFGRKNKKLCNTVYTIIALVFIFLGTLTGNDLVWELTDMFNNLIVLPNALALFALTGMVITMLKEGQAKKLKV, from the coding sequence ATGATTGAAGAAGTATTGTACCCCATTGTAAGCAAAATCAACGAATACCTGTCAAACTACATCCTGGTGTTCCTGCTCATCGGCGTGGGACTGTGGTACTCCATCCGTACCCGCTTCGTGCAGGTGCGCTGCTTCGGTGAGGCCATGCGGAAAACCTTCGGCGGCCTGAGCCTCAAGGGCGGCTCCCAGAAAAGCGGCATGACCTCCTTCCAGGCTCTGGCCACCGCCATTGCCGCTCAGGTGGGTACCGGAAACATCGTGGGCGCTTCCGGCGCCATCCTCACCGGCGGCCCCGGGGCCATCTTTTGGATGTGGCTCATCGCCTTCTTCGGCATGGCCACCATCTACGCGGAGGCCACCCTGGCCCAAAAGACCCGCATAGTTGACAAGGACGGCACCGTCCACGGCGGCCCGGTGTACTACATCACCACCGCATTTAAGGGTGGGTTCGGCAAGTTCCTGGCGGGCTTCTTCGCCGTAGCCATCATCCTGGCCCTGGGTCTTATGGGCAGCATGGTGCAGTCCAACTCCATCGGCTCCACCTTCAACACCGCCTTCGGCCTCCCCGCCTGGGTCATGGGTATCGTGCTGGTCGCCATCTGCGCCATCATCTTCCTGGGCGGCGTGCAGCGTCTGGCCGCCGTCACCGAGAAGCTGGTGCCCATTATGGCCGCCATCTTCCTGCTGGGCGCGCTGGTGGTCCTGGTCATCCGCATCCGGTATATCCCCGAAACCTTCGGCATGATCTTTAAGTATGCCTTTAATCCCAGTGCCATTATCGGCGGCGGCATCGGCTACGCTCTGAAAACCGCCATCAGCCAGGGCGCCAAGCGGGGCCTGTTCTCCAACGAGGCCGGTATGGGCTCCACCCCCCACGCCCATGCCCAGGCCAATGTGGCCCACCCCCACGACCAGGGCGTGGTGGCTATGGCCGGTGTATTCATTGACACCTTTGTGGTGCTTACCCTGAACGCCTTGGTCATTATCTCCACCCTGTACACCCCCGGCGGCCCTCTCCACGAATGCGGCGCCGCCGCTGCCAACACCGTGCTCAACAAAACCAACCTGGCTCAGGCCGCCTTCGGCACCGTGTTCGGCGAGACCTTCGGCAATATGTTTGTGGCTGTATGCCTGTTCTTCTTCGCTTTCTCCACGGTGCTGGGCTGGAACCTCTTTGGGCGCATCAATGCCAACTATCTCTTTGGCCGCAAGAATAAGAAGCTCTGCAACACCGTTTACACCATCATCGCCCTGGTGTTTATCTTCTTGGGCACCCTCACCGGCAATGACCTGGTGTGGGAGCTGACGGATATGTTCAACAACCTCATCGTCCTGCCCAACGCCCTGGCCCTGTTCGCCCTGACCGGCATGGTGATCACCATGCTGAAGGAGGGACAGGCGAAGAAGCTGAAGGTTTGA
- a CDS encoding LysR family transcriptional regulator: MSITKYQIFLKTAACGSFSKAAEAMNFTQSGISHAINSLEAELGVTLLSRNRGGVVLTADGRALLPQVEKLCAAHHSMMQTVESLKGMDSGLVKVATFSSVSFQWLPRILKSFGQLYPNIEFEVVTGDFYDQIENWIVSGAVDCGFFRLPSTKHLQTYSLYRDELQVVVPCDHPLAQADPFPVEELAAEPFILLEEGEDYEIMAAFDKMGIRPQVKYTAREDRTILAMVSEGLGISLLPRLMAKHSPLPVQICRAPMQFDRPIGIGVKDEKALSKSTKLFVNYVRTWVAENGDE, encoded by the coding sequence ATGAGTATTACAAAATATCAGATTTTCCTGAAAACCGCGGCTTGTGGCAGTTTTTCCAAGGCGGCGGAGGCTATGAATTTCACCCAGTCGGGCATCAGCCACGCCATCAACTCTCTGGAGGCGGAGCTGGGCGTCACCCTTCTCAGCCGCAACCGGGGCGGCGTTGTGCTTACGGCGGATGGCCGGGCCCTGCTGCCCCAGGTGGAGAAGCTCTGCGCCGCCCACCACAGTATGATGCAGACGGTTGAAAGCCTCAAGGGCATGGACAGCGGCCTGGTGAAGGTGGCTACCTTTTCCAGCGTCTCCTTTCAGTGGCTGCCCCGGATCCTCAAGAGCTTTGGCCAGCTCTACCCCAACATCGAGTTTGAGGTGGTCACAGGGGATTTTTACGACCAAATCGAAAATTGGATCGTCTCCGGGGCGGTGGACTGCGGCTTCTTCCGCCTGCCGTCCACCAAGCACCTGCAGACCTACTCCCTGTATCGGGATGAATTGCAGGTGGTGGTGCCCTGCGACCACCCCCTGGCCCAGGCGGACCCCTTCCCGGTGGAGGAGCTGGCCGCGGAGCCGTTTATTCTGCTGGAGGAGGGCGAGGACTACGAGATCATGGCCGCCTTCGACAAAATGGGCATCCGGCCCCAGGTGAAATACACCGCCCGGGAGGATCGGACGATCTTGGCCATGGTGAGCGAGGGACTGGGCATCAGCCTGCTGCCCCGGCTGATGGCGAAGCACAGTCCCCTGCCCGTGCAGATCTGCCGGGCGCCTATGCAGTTTGACCGGCCCATCGGCATCGGCGTGAAGGACGAAAAGGCCCTGTCCAAGTCCACCAAGCTGTTTGTGAATTATGTGCGCACCTGGGTGGCGGAAAACGGGGACGAATAA
- a CDS encoding trimeric intracellular cation channel family protein gives MEELLVFLELLGTAAFAVSGAMTALRRSLDPLGVVVLGLITAVGGGVLRDLLLGITPPKIFDDPLSVSIAVAVSVAAYLPPVCRWLMRSTILFEKLLLAADSVGLGLFVVVGTQLAFQNLPEGKWFAVAFLGTVTGVGGSILRDVLVRDVPYIFRKHIYALAALAGAVVWILCHLYLNDTAALLLGSTVVMVIRFLAAHFRWSLPPAKVPEE, from the coding sequence ATGGAAGAGCTTCTTGTTTTTCTGGAATTGCTGGGCACGGCGGCCTTTGCCGTGTCCGGCGCTATGACGGCCCTGCGCAGGTCCCTGGACCCCCTGGGCGTGGTGGTCCTGGGCCTGATTACCGCTGTGGGCGGCGGCGTTCTGCGGGATCTGCTGTTGGGGATCACCCCGCCTAAGATATTCGACGATCCGCTGTCCGTGAGCATTGCGGTGGCGGTGTCCGTGGCGGCCTATTTGCCCCCGGTCTGCCGCTGGCTCATGCGCAGCACTATCCTGTTTGAAAAGCTCCTCCTGGCGGCGGACTCCGTGGGCCTGGGCCTGTTTGTGGTGGTGGGCACCCAGCTGGCCTTTCAGAACCTGCCGGAGGGAAAGTGGTTCGCCGTGGCGTTTTTGGGAACCGTCACCGGCGTAGGCGGCAGCATTTTGCGGGATGTCCTGGTCAGAGATGTGCCCTACATCTTCCGCAAGCATATCTATGCCCTGGCGGCCCTGGCCGGTGCGGTGGTGTGGATTTTGTGCCACCTGTATCTAAACGATACGGCGGCCCTGCTTTTGGGCAGCACGGTGGTCATGGTCATTCGTTTTCTGGCGGCCCATTTCCGCTGGAGCCTGCCCCCGGCCAAGGTACCGGAAGAATAA
- a CDS encoding HAD-IIA family hydrolase, translating into MLEASYKMDFNEKKGFICDMDGVIYHGNRILPGVAEFIQWLHEEEKEYLFLTNNSGYTPRELNQKLARMGLDVPEEHFYTSALATAAFLKEQAPGCSVFAIGEAGLLNALYDAGLTMNDVNPDYVVVGEGRTYSLDTLTKATNLVMAGAKLIGANSDVSGPIENGIAPACRALIAPIEMATGKQAYFCGKPNPLMMRTGLRMLHCHSAEAVMVGDRMDTDVISGLESGMSTVLVLSGVSTRETLQTYAYRPSIVLDGVGDIPALAKAAKEK; encoded by the coding sequence ATGCTTGAGGCATCCTATAAAATGGATTTCAACGAAAAAAAGGGTTTCATCTGTGATATGGACGGTGTGATCTATCACGGCAACCGTATCCTGCCCGGGGTGGCCGAGTTTATCCAGTGGCTCCACGAGGAGGAGAAGGAATATCTCTTCCTCACCAATAACAGCGGCTATACGCCCCGGGAGCTGAATCAGAAGCTGGCCCGCATGGGACTGGATGTGCCGGAGGAGCATTTCTACACCAGCGCCCTGGCCACGGCGGCGTTTCTCAAGGAACAGGCTCCGGGCTGCTCCGTGTTCGCCATCGGTGAGGCGGGCCTGCTCAACGCCCTGTATGACGCGGGGCTGACTATGAACGATGTGAACCCCGACTATGTAGTGGTAGGGGAGGGGCGCACCTACTCCCTGGACACCCTTACCAAGGCCACCAACCTGGTCATGGCCGGGGCCAAGCTCATCGGCGCCAATTCCGATGTGTCCGGCCCCATCGAAAACGGCATTGCCCCCGCCTGCCGGGCGCTTATCGCTCCCATTGAGATGGCCACGGGCAAGCAGGCCTATTTCTGCGGCAAGCCCAATCCCCTGATGATGCGCACGGGCCTGCGGATGCTCCACTGTCATTCCGCCGAGGCGGTGATGGTGGGCGACCGCATGGACACCGATGTCATCTCCGGCCTGGAGAGCGGTATGTCTACGGTGCTGGTCCTCTCCGGGGTCTCCACTCGGGAGACCCTTCAAACCTATGCCTACCGTCCCAGTATCGTCCTTGACGGGGTGGGGGATATTCCCGCCCTGGCAAAAGCGGCAAAAGAAAAATAA
- a CDS encoding ACT domain-containing protein — protein MKAIVTVVGKDQVGIIAGVCNRLAQYNINVLDISQTVMEGYFTMMMVVDLTLCDTAFEALGRSMKDYGESRDLSIRVQREDIFNAMHKL, from the coding sequence ATGAAAGCAATCGTAACGGTAGTGGGAAAAGACCAGGTGGGTATCATCGCCGGCGTCTGCAACCGTCTGGCCCAGTACAATATCAATGTTCTGGACATCAGCCAGACTGTCATGGAGGGGTATTTCACCATGATGATGGTGGTGGATCTGACCCTGTGCGACACGGCCTTTGAGGCGCTGGGCCGCAGCATGAAGGACTATGGTGAGAGCCGGGACCTGTCCATCCGCGTCCAGCGGGAGGATATTTTCAACGCCATGCACAAGCTGTGA
- the mtaB gene encoding tRNA (N(6)-L-threonylcarbamoyladenosine(37)-C(2))-methylthiotransferase MtaB, with amino-acid sequence MRIAIYTLGCKVNQYETQAMEQELAAQGHELVDFEQAADAYIINTCSVTAVSDKKSRQMIRRAKKRNPAAIIAACGCYVQTHTDEAKSLGIDLIGGTGQRMEFLHQLLTAAEERKTRVLVDDALHRHDFEILPAGGQHSRTRAMLKVEDGCRNFCTYCIIPFARGPVRSLPLEEAARQTEQLARQGYREVVVTGIEISSWGQDLPGEESLIDLLEAVSAAAGAMRVRLGSLEPRTITEEFCRRASALKNLCPHFHLSLQSGCDATLRRMNRRYDTARFTESACLLHRFFPDCALTTDLIVGFPGETEEEFSATLDFIRRCGFAQIHVFPYSVRPGTKAADMEQVPKNIKEERTARAGEVAAALHKKYLLSCVGKIVPVLFEQPGAPGFYTGHAPNYMEVSAPGENLHNCLRPVRITAVEGSVLKGEIAP; translated from the coding sequence ATGCGAATCGCCATCTACACCCTTGGCTGCAAGGTCAATCAATACGAGACCCAGGCCATGGAGCAGGAGCTGGCGGCTCAGGGCCACGAGCTGGTGGATTTTGAGCAGGCGGCGGACGCCTATATCATCAACACCTGCTCCGTCACCGCCGTCAGCGATAAGAAGTCCCGGCAGATGATCCGCCGGGCCAAAAAGAGAAACCCTGCCGCCATTATAGCCGCCTGCGGCTGTTATGTCCAGACCCATACCGACGAGGCAAAGTCCCTGGGCATCGATCTTATCGGCGGCACCGGGCAGCGCATGGAGTTTCTGCACCAGCTTCTTACAGCCGCAGAGGAGCGCAAGACCCGGGTCCTGGTGGACGATGCCCTCCACCGCCACGACTTTGAAATTCTCCCTGCCGGCGGGCAGCACAGCCGCACCCGCGCCATGCTGAAGGTGGAGGACGGCTGCCGCAATTTCTGCACCTACTGCATCATTCCCTTTGCCCGGGGCCCGGTCCGCTCCCTGCCCTTGGAGGAGGCGGCCCGGCAGACGGAGCAGCTTGCCCGCCAGGGCTATCGGGAGGTGGTGGTCACGGGCATCGAGATCTCCTCCTGGGGCCAGGACCTGCCGGGGGAGGAGAGCCTCATCGACCTTTTGGAGGCGGTGTCCGCCGCTGCCGGGGCTATGCGTGTCCGCCTGGGCAGTCTGGAGCCCCGTACCATTACGGAGGAGTTCTGCCGCCGGGCGTCGGCGCTTAAAAATCTCTGCCCCCATTTCCACCTCTCCCTCCAGTCCGGCTGCGATGCGACCCTGCGCCGCATGAACCGCCGGTACGATACTGCCCGCTTCACCGAATCTGCCTGCCTGCTGCACCGCTTCTTCCCCGACTGCGCCCTGACAACGGATCTGATCGTGGGTTTTCCCGGGGAAACGGAGGAGGAGTTTTCCGCTACCCTGGACTTTATCCGCCGCTGCGGCTTCGCGCAAATTCATGTTTTCCCCTACTCCGTCCGCCCCGGAACCAAGGCGGCGGATATGGAGCAGGTGCCTAAAAATATAAAGGAGGAGCGGACCGCCCGTGCAGGCGAGGTTGCCGCCGCCCTCCACAAAAAATACCTGCTCTCCTGCGTGGGCAAGATAGTTCCCGTGCTGTTTGAGCAGCCCGGTGCGCCGGGCTTTTACACCGGCCACGCCCCCAACTATATGGAGGTCTCCGCCCCGGGTGAAAACCTCCACAACTGCCTGCGCCCGGTGCGCATCACCGCTGTGGAGGGGAGCGTTTTGAAAGGAGAAATTGCGCCGTGA